The Glycine max cultivar Williams 82 chromosome 17, Glycine_max_v4.0, whole genome shotgun sequence genome contains the following window.
aatctaaaatcaatttttcacCAACAAACCAAATAGGCACTTAAATGTATGTTTACATTAAAgtttaaagagttaaaaaatattttctttcaaaacaataaaattttccttctcATTTTAAACATTGGAAGCACAAATTTACATTGAAATTCACAAACATACTTTTACAACTTTAAGTATGTGTTTAGTTCCACGTCCAAAATCCACCTTTAGAGCAAAATAACTtcaaaagtgataaaaaaaaaattattagtcgCATAGGAGATCCACATTTAGTACTTTTTAATATACACTATAAATCAAACATACTCTTAacatttgattgaaaaaaagCGAAAGGTCAAATAAGTAAGGGAAAGGGTGTTAGGAGGTTAGGCGGAAGCAAAACTAGAGACTTAACTGCATCTATAGATAGAGCTGGATATAGAGAAATACAATGGTATAGAGGCAAGAGTAAATTATATTAGCAATATGTGAAGTTTtgagaaattatataaatattgtttttttatctattcTTATATTAATcctcttaattattaaaaaatatacactcACATCcttttatacatatattaacCTCttagatttttataaatatatattgacacatttttaattgttaatttgaaaaatattgcaTCAAATTCTTATGAAGAAAAATTAGTGTAAATGTTAAAAGAgaaaaggttaaattataattttagctcttttatatttttaaaatatgtgattTCGATTCCcctaattttaaatgaagatatttagttcttttattttctaagataagtaattttgatattttaattagttaactGTTATTAGGAATTGAATTCAGGACCATTTATTcataaacaaagaaataaatCACTAAGatacttattttgtttaattaattatcttaacattattttttatgtatttgagttattatttattttttcaaactatcaaatttataaattaaaaagtatttaatatataaatatttttaatttattttatatcaaattatatgttttttattttaaaatatttaatattattttgaacattaaatattttttaatatataattttttataatttgaaaaaataataacttttgactaatcatacataaaaaataatgttaatataattaaataaataaaacaaatgtgtTGATTTAGAAAGAATGGTGAGTTCAATTcctattaagatattttttattttttattctatttaatcATTTTGGAGAAAGGGAGATTAAATGTGTTGATTTAGAAATAGGAggaacaaaattacaaaattaaaattataggaGAATCCATTACAAATAATTTAGTTCGCATCTAAAATTCAGAATTCAAAccttaaaacttaattaaggtGTTGCAAACATCAACTCtataaagagaagaaaatagaatctCAATTGAATTTTGATTACTACTCTATATAAACAAAGAATTGTTGGGAGAATCCCATTACAAATATTTCAGGGGACTTGCAAAGATGCGTGACAAGGATTGCAACAAACCAACgcctttttttattcatgaaaaaAGAATATTGAAGTTATATACTAATACCTATACATCAAACATTCTCTTCTCACCAGAGTTTCCAAAGTGCaagttatttataaacaaaacacgcattaaaatgaaacaaagaaaagaacaacCCAATCTCCAGTACCATTTCTTTACACACTCCTATACTCTGCTAAATCCTCAAGCCAAGGGAAAAAAAGGGGCTTTTTTCATCCTTCGCCAGAGAATATACAACTCATCTCTGTCCCCAACAAGCATAATAGGGTGCAGTAGTATACACAGAGAAATCAATCACCTCCACGCACATAATATCACTCACTTTGTTCAGCAACGCTAAACCATGGGTGCCCcgtgacaaataaaaaaaaaagtaaaacctaAACTTAAAACCCTAAACTAACAATTCTTATAATTCCCTTTTGGCCTATCTTTAttacttctttctttcatcaataaatgttaataataattagttttggCAGAAGATTCCAATGTGACGTACTTAGGACTTGTTCTATCGAGAACCTTCTAGAAAGCTCTTTGCACAGCATCCTACGAAGAAGATCCTTGGCCGTAGGTGAGATGGAGCAGAAAACATGAGTTGAAAACCTCAAATTGGCTCGAAGCACGGCCTCGAAAATCTCCATGGGAGAATCGCCCCGAAACGGCACAAACCCGAccaacatttgatagaaaaTGATGTCAGATACCTTTcgctgaaaaaagaaaaagaaaactctatCTATCATCCAACAAATGCAATGGctaataacaaacacaacaacGACATTGCCGGAGTAAAATGCATGCAAATGCGCACTTACCAGGCTGATGGCGACCGAAGAACACAACTGGACTCACAGGAACGACGTGCCTAAGTAGTCTTCTCCACGCAGTATGTTTGAGTTCAGCAGCTCGATGTAGCTCAATGCAGTATGTTTGAGTGCAGAACGCCATAGCGTGCGAGCCACCTTTGCTAATTAGGGTTACTTAAACGAAGACGGTCCTTCAGCAAACTCGTCTTTGTTTAAGTTTcccataattacaaaaatgccatggactaccattctaagatggttgtgTACGACCGCCTTAAAATTTGCGATGTAAAAACAACAAACATTGTTCCTAATTACTAAAATACCATCATGTCACATTCTAAATCGATTatgaataaccgtcttagaatgtgagttgtaaaaatattcttttttagtagtgatcaaaattataatttaacctaaaaacataAGAAATGTTTCTGCAATTTTACAAAACTTTTAGGGAAAATTCGTGTAATTtactttaaagataaaaatattttactatattATAGTTTTCCATTTAGgtttatacattattttaaaaaataaattacaattttattttaattttttatatatttttatctataagaatttaacacaatatttaaaaaaaattataatctttaTACACTTTACTCGAGACAGctgaattagatttttttggTAGTTTggtttcatataaaaataggTTTAAAGGCATTAAATATTCTCATTTAAATCTCCCACACGTTAATTTTCAGTTTCTTTTCTTACGTATGCACTGTCAAAGTCGTTCGCGGGTTTATTGCTGGTTGACCTGTCACGAGTCTCTGTATCCATATTTACTAGGTTACATTTTAAAGCCACCTGTATTGTTAGTCAAAGAgaagagtttttttttggttCCGAATTCACAGCCAAACAAACGTGTGTTCAAATCACGGAGTGTTTGTTAGGAccaaagggaagaaaaaaaacggTTTCGAAGTGTAGTACAGCAATTAAAGCTTATTCTTTttccttctgttttttttttctttttcttttttacacttTGTACTTTGTAGTACCGCATACTTTAACTCTGTGTTGTACTACAATTCAAGTTCATGAAGTGTTGAATGATTTGGCatgtacttttttttccttttttagcaAAGGCATAAATATCGGACTGTGTTGCAAATCTTTGCTCGAGATGTCTCCTTTGTGAGATTGATTCTTACAAGAATTTCAAAGCCTTTTGTGGGTTTGTGAGATTATTTTAATCTCACTTTATTGGctcatttttttagtttgcTCATCACTAGGTTGTCACTCAAACCTGCATGCACGccaaaatcattttttgtaaTTGTAGGTCTATAACGACATTTGCAGGTTTTGGATTCTTCATTTGGGGAAGGTTATGCATGTCTCACTTTTGTCTTCTCTGAAACATTTGAGGATTAAAGTTTTGCTGCGACATAGTTTTCCATTTGTATCACCCTGTTAGTGAGCTCCATTCTTCTATAATCCGAAAGGAAAATTTGAGGTATGACATttgatttagtttattttaaaaaggctTAAATAATCTTTTATCCTTGTAAATtaggagttttttttaatattctagtactaaaaaattgtgttttaattttattctatgtttTAGATGTTGACATCCCATCAACTTGTTATGTCATAaagagttttataaaataattacatcatTCGGTATATAAAAAACATACATATAACTATCTTGTTAAACTATTTGATGACATGGTGTTAATGGATTGTTAATCTCACAATTAGGTCATTAGTTAACACTTTACTTAAGAACAAGTACTAAAAAAATTggggaaaaatatatttttgatatgTGAGCATTCAATCAAACTTGACTTTAGTCTATACTTTTAAATTGGTGAATTTAATTCTTCAACTCTTAAAATTATGTATGTGAATTTAGTCCTTCTTTGAAAAAATGTCACTAAATGTCAAGTTTAAACTAAGAAAAGATTAAattctcatatttttaaaagttggaaactaaattcatcaatttgaaagtatatgaacaaaaataagtttaacCGAAATTTTATGGACAAAAACACATATTCCCCAAAATTTAAACTTCCAAGGACTAAGCCACCAAAAAAAAAGCTTTGaagtagtaaaataaaaaacaccctatcttataaagaagaaaaggttatttaaacctttaaaataataattatgttttttaggAAATAACtgtcttattttatattatctttttgatagattttttttaattttttttaaaatttatccatttcaaggaatgtgtgtatatatgtcataaaagaaagaaaattttctcattccttttgttttcatttttttataatgaagtaTAGAATGGGTGAATGGAGCCTCGAGTCTATTCCTACAAATCATAACTTTATTATCCAATTTGGATTAGAAGTTCTCTCTTTGCAATTTGGATACTTCTTAAAACACAtgccaaaaatgaaaagaacATTTTCTCATTCCTTTTGTTTTCTATCACTTCAGATTTTATAATGAAGTATTATTTATTAGTCATATCCTTGTTATCGTGGGTGACTCAAATCtacatttacaaattttaacttGTTATCCAGTTTGGATTACATGTTCTCTCTTTGCAATTTGGatacttttttgtaaaatagagATGCCAAGTGAGATGTAGCAGTGGAGAGTTCTATTCTAGCTATCCTTGGTTACAATTGTTTCCTTTTCTAACAGTGTCACACTTTGctcattttgttttcttctccaGAGATTAATTTGATGGGCACTATGAACAATAATGAAGAACTCGATGGCATTCAGAATTGTGACAATGATGACATTGAAAAAGCTGGACTTGAGGAGCTAGAGGAGCAAAGTGGAGTAGCATCATGGACAAGGCAAATCACAATTCGAGGACTAATAACTAGCTTCATCATTGGTATCGTCTATAGTGTGATTGTGATGAAGCTGAACCTCTCAACAGGGCTTGTTCCGAATCTTAATGTTTCAGCAGCTCTCCTTGGCTTTGTGCTAGTTCGAGCTTGGATCATGCTTCTTGAGAAAGCTAATGTTGTGTCAAAACCTTTCACTAGACAGGAGAATACCATAATTCAGACTTGTGCCGTTGCATGCTATAGCACTGCTTTTGGAGGTGAGCCTTCACTTATGTAAATTTCTATGCTTACAATTCAAATTGAattctttaatttgtttatgtgTATAACTAGTTTCTACTTTTCTTTTACTAAcccaaaaatttatttgattgttcataaacaaatatttttaagtagtttttaacgttttttagtagtttctaatgttttttaaaatctacATAAAGTAATGTCTTTTAAAACGTCAACTTCTAATTTTTatagctttttatattttattttttatatccttaaaatatttattcaatttttttattatcttttttaaatatattattagtgtcATTTTGAAGCTAGCTTAAAAGCTTCTAGTTACTAGTTAGCTTTTCAGGTAATTTTGTCCAACAtaactataaataaatagttgatagttgtttatttttgtagGTGGTTTTGGGTCACACCTCTTGGGTTTGAATAGGAAGACATATGAGCAAGCAGGGGTTGATACAAAGGGGAATACTCCTATCACCAAGGAGCCCGGCATTGGCTGGATGACAGCCTTTCTCTTTGTGACATACTTTGTCGGGTTATCAGCATTGATTCCCCTTAGGAAGGTATTTCTTATGTGTAGCCTTGTACGGTTTTCACTTGATTAATTGATCGTATTTGGTTATTCAAAGGTTTTATTTTCAGAgtttattattagtttaatatAGGTTTAAGGGTACTTTTAGTTCCTCGAGTATCCTTGTAATTGTGCAATTTTACTCTCAGATTTCAATTTGCCAATTGGATCCCTTGATTATTGAAAACGTGCAATTTTAGTCCTTTAGATTTCAATTGTGTCAATTGGGTCCCCTAGATATCACAATTGTGtaattttagtccctcaaattttataattgtcaTACCTAAGACACCAAAAGTGCAACTAAGTCTTTAATGTAAATATgatgaaaatctcaatttggACAAATTTGGTTGGGATTGGGAGTAACTTGATTTGTGTTGCTGCCTGATGCATTGTGTGTTATTTAACAGATGATGATCATAGACTACAAATTGACTTATCCAACTGGAACTGCTACAGCTGTTCTTATTAATGGGTTCCATACTCCTAAAGGAGATGAGATGGCCAAGTATGAATCTGCTTTTATTTTGGGTTAGTTGTATTTTCCAGGTTAAACAGTATatacaatttaaataaaacttgttTACATTTTTCACAGGAAGCAGGTCCATGGTTTCTTGAAATTCTTCTCATTCAGTTTCCTTTGGTCTTTCTTCCAATGGTTCTATGCTGGTGATGGAGATCAATGTGGATTCTCTCAGTTTCCTACTTTTGGATTGAAAGCGTGGAAAAACTCGTGTGTGCTTCGATTTCGTCTTTCTTCTTCTACTGTTACAAGTCTGAACCATGAAATACTAATTGTCCATCATTGATTATTAAAATGTTTGGATTTTTGCAGATTTTACTTTGACTTCAGCATGAATTATGTTGGAGCAGGAATGATTTGTTCCCATCTTGTCAACTTATCCTTGCTTCTTGGTGCCGTGCTCTCTTGGGGTGTTATGTGGCCATTGATCAGAGGACTAAAAGGACAATGGTTCCCTGAGAGTTTATCAGAAAGTAGTATGAAGAGTCTTAATGGTTATAAGGTCTGAAATGAACTACAATAAAGGACTTTCATAGCTAATTTGATTTATGTTCTTCCATTTCAAGCCTTAAGTAAGTAAccttcctccattttcttgatACAGGTTTTTATTTCCATTGCCTTAATCCTTGGAGATGGGCTCTACAATTTTGCCAAAATTTTGCTTTTTACTGCTACAAATATCCATGCCAGCATGGAAAGGAGGAATCATAAATCACGTAATTAACTAACTTGCCTCTTTTCAGTTTCC
Protein-coding sequences here:
- the LOC100797196 gene encoding metal-nicotianamine transporter YSL3 isoform X2, which encodes MGTMNNNEELDGIQNCDNDDIEKAGLEELEEQSGVASWTRQITIRGLITSFIIGIVYSVIVMKLNLSTGLVPNLNVSAALLGFVLVRAWIMLLEKANVVSKPFTRQENTIIQTCAVACYSTAFGGGFGSHLLGLNRKTYEQAGVDTKGNTPITKEPGIGWMTAFLFVTYFVGLSALIPLRKMMIIDYKLTYPTGTATAVLINGFHTPKGDEMAKKQVHGFLKFFSFSFLWSFFQWFYAGDGDQCGFSQFPTFGLKAWKNSFYFDFSMNYVGAGMICSHLVNLSLLLGAVLSWGVMWPLIRGLKGQWFPESLSESSMKSLNGYKVFISIALILGDGLYNFAKILLFTATNIHASMERRNHKSHIQKQQQPLDLKRNEVFVRERIPIWLAFTGYILFSAISIIIIPLIFPEVKWYYVVVAYLLAPTLSFCNAYSAGLTDMNMAYNYGKVALFVLAALGGKSHGVVAGLVGCGVIKSLVSTSSDLMQDFKTGHLTFASPRSMLLSQAIGTAIGCVLAPLTFFLFYKAFDVGNPDGDYKAPYAIIYRNMAILGVEGFSALPHHCLQLCCGFFAFAVATNLVRDLNPKNIGRWIPLPMAMAVPFVVGGYFAIDMCMGSLVVYAWQTLKSKEASLMVPAAASGLICGDGFWILPSSILALFKVHPPICMRFLPTK
- the LOC100797196 gene encoding metal-nicotianamine transporter YSL3 isoform X1, which gives rise to MGTMNNNEELDGIQNCDNDDIEKAGLEELEEQSGVASWTRQITIRGLITSFIIGIVYSVIVMKLNLSTGLVPNLNVSAALLGFVLVRAWIMLLEKANVVSKPFTRQENTIIQTCAVACYSTAFGGGFGSHLLGLNRKTYEQAGVDTKGNTPITKEPGIGWMTAFLFVTYFVGLSALIPLRKMMIIDYKLTYPTGTATAVLINGFHTPKGDEMAKKQVHGFLKFFSFSFLWSFFQWFYAGDGDQCGFSQFPTFGLKAWKNSFYFDFSMNYVGAGMICSHLVNLSLLLGAVLSWGVMWPLIRGLKGQWFPESLSESSMKSLNGYKVFISIALILGDGLYNFAKILLFTATNIHASMERRNHKSLSISDIQKQQQPLDLKRNEVFVRERIPIWLAFTGYILFSAISIIIIPLIFPEVKWYYVVVAYLLAPTLSFCNAYSAGLTDMNMAYNYGKVALFVLAALGGKSHGVVAGLVGCGVIKSLVSTSSDLMQDFKTGHLTFASPRSMLLSQAIGTAIGCVLAPLTFFLFYKAFDVGNPDGDYKAPYAIIYRNMAILGVEGFSALPHHCLQLCCGFFAFAVATNLVRDLNPKNIGRWIPLPMAMAVPFVVGGYFAIDMCMGSLVVYAWQTLKSKEASLMVPAAASGLICGDGFWILPSSILALFKVHPPICMRFLPTK